The Niastella koreensis GR20-10 genome includes a window with the following:
- a CDS encoding SDR family NAD(P)-dependent oxidoreductase codes for MELYNKVIFLTGGSEGIGRECGRAYIKEGARLVIVANDALSLAHAKHEFGQDHLFICCDVGKAHEVEMAFEQTLSKFGRIDCIHNNAGIAHPAKTLDETTDQEWENLMNVNLKGIYHTVKYGIDALKETAGSILNTSSMVGEIGQELHAAYVATKGGINGLTKAMALDYAKYHIRVNAVSPSGVYTPMLHKWKEEQPNPQLIGEYLDAMHPLGYCPNADVVADACVFLLSDRARFITGCIMPVSGGAELGYRSVLATSLENDV; via the coding sequence ACAGGGGGGAGTGAGGGAATAGGACGGGAATGTGGCCGCGCTTATATAAAAGAAGGCGCCAGGTTAGTGATTGTGGCGAATGATGCGCTAAGCCTTGCCCATGCGAAACATGAATTTGGCCAGGATCATTTGTTCATTTGTTGTGATGTGGGTAAGGCCCATGAAGTTGAAATGGCGTTTGAACAAACCCTGAGCAAATTTGGCCGCATCGATTGTATACACAACAATGCCGGTATTGCGCATCCGGCAAAAACACTCGATGAAACAACCGACCAGGAGTGGGAAAACCTGATGAACGTGAATTTAAAAGGTATTTATCATACCGTTAAATATGGCATCGATGCACTGAAAGAAACGGCCGGCTCTATTTTGAATACGAGTAGCATGGTAGGTGAAATTGGCCAGGAATTGCATGCCGCCTATGTAGCTACCAAAGGCGGAATAAATGGTCTTACAAAAGCCATGGCGCTCGATTATGCCAAATACCATATCCGGGTGAATGCGGTAAGCCCTTCCGGTGTATATACACCTATGTTGCACAAATGGAAAGAAGAACAGCCCAATCCGCAGTTGATCGGCGAGTACCTGGATGCGATGCATCCATTGGGTTATTGCCCTAATGCGGATGTAGTGGCAGATGCATGCGTGTTCCTGTTGTCGGACCGGGCCCGGTTTATTACCGGTTGTATTATGCCAGTGAGTGGAGGGGCTGAACTGGGGTACCGGAGTGTGCTGGCGACGTCTTTAGAGAATGATGTTTAA
- a CDS encoding enolase C-terminal domain-like protein, translated as MIRSFKIHDRRFKLDGGAGSDAIHRDPVYSYAVTELIDDSGLTGTGFAFTLGEGNELVCRAAAFYAAQLKGKDIAEIMADFGSLFRQLSNEQQFRWLGPHKGIVHLGLASVTNACFDLWAKKTGVPLWKLLIDLTPGQIVNTLDLSYLEDVLTREEAMHIIMQALPCKEARSAILEKGYPGYDTSVGWFNYDDKQVKENCRKAIAEGFTAMKLKVGSADPKRDIRRANLVRNEAGSNCKVMLDANQQWTLPQALDICSELQSMHPYWIEEPTHPDDVLAHKTLADAIAPVKLALGEHVPNRIIFKNYLQTGCAGFIQADAVRLGGVSEFITVSLLSKKYGIPVVPHVGDMGQLHQHLVLFNHIAMGHEALFLEHIPHLQKHFVHPANIENGVYKTPQEPGSSCELKN; from the coding sequence ATGATCAGGTCATTTAAAATACACGATAGAAGGTTTAAACTGGATGGAGGCGCCGGCAGCGACGCCATTCACCGGGACCCGGTATATTCCTATGCAGTTACCGAGTTGATAGATGACAGTGGTTTAACCGGAACGGGGTTTGCATTTACGTTAGGCGAAGGAAATGAACTGGTTTGTAGGGCGGCCGCTTTTTATGCCGCACAATTGAAAGGAAAAGATATCGCGGAGATCATGGCCGATTTTGGCAGCCTGTTCCGGCAACTGTCCAATGAACAACAGTTCAGATGGCTGGGGCCGCATAAAGGAATCGTGCATTTAGGCCTGGCGTCTGTTACCAACGCCTGTTTTGATCTGTGGGCAAAGAAGACGGGCGTGCCGCTCTGGAAATTGTTGATCGATCTCACTCCCGGACAAATAGTCAATACACTTGATCTGTCGTACCTGGAAGATGTGCTCACGAGGGAAGAGGCGATGCATATCATAATGCAGGCATTGCCTTGTAAGGAAGCACGAAGCGCCATTTTGGAAAAAGGTTATCCCGGTTATGATACTTCTGTTGGCTGGTTCAATTATGATGATAAACAGGTAAAGGAAAATTGCAGGAAAGCAATTGCCGAAGGGTTTACTGCCATGAAATTAAAAGTGGGTTCAGCTGATCCAAAAAGAGATATAAGAAGAGCGAACCTGGTAAGAAATGAAGCGGGCAGTAACTGCAAAGTGATGCTGGATGCCAACCAGCAATGGACGCTGCCCCAGGCTTTGGATATTTGCAGTGAGTTGCAATCCATGCACCCCTATTGGATAGAAGAACCAACGCATCCCGATGATGTGCTGGCGCATAAAACCCTGGCCGATGCCATTGCGCCGGTAAAGCTGGCGTTGGGTGAACATGTGCCCAACCGGATCATCTTTAAAAACTATTTGCAAACCGGTTGTGCCGGTTTTATCCAGGCCGATGCCGTTCGATTGGGTGGCGTAAGTGAATTTATTACGGTTAGCCTGTTGAGTAAAAAATATGGCATCCCGGTAGTGCCACATGTGGGCGACATGGGACAGTTACACCAGCACCTGGTATTGTTCAATCATATTGCAATGGGGCATGAAGCCTTGTTCCTGGAACATATACCCCATTTACAAAAACATTTTGTTCATCCTGCAAATATTGAGAACGGTGTTTACAAAACACCACAGGAGCCAGGCAGCAGTTGCGAACTGAAAAACTGA